From a single Brassica rapa cultivar Chiifu-401-42 chromosome A01, CAAS_Brap_v3.01, whole genome shotgun sequence genomic region:
- the LOC103852376 gene encoding uncharacterized protein LOC103852376: protein MVEMRKSGVTKPDSELASKCRDELPVKLEIAEDDLEEAHGPLNKRSKLWSSGTSSSSMAPAKYNPLDEPSPLGLSLRKSPSLLDLIQMRLTQKAADAVGSGVKKESKCITAASAGATLASGSIEKLKASNFPATVLKIGKWEYKSRYEGDLVAKCYFAKHKLVWEVLEQGLKSKIEIQWSDIVGLQAKCPEDGPGTLTLLLSRQPLFFRETNPQPRKHTLWQATSDFTDGQASMYRLHFLQCAQGIMNKHFEKLVQCDHRLFHLSREPEIKMDSPCFDARPSIFEDPSESKGYPYGNLNLSTGPSISGTHNLASPVGAQSSSEHMYLSHEAPSPSSVIDARGNEGTGGVETVNSRNTTDCGQMGAPGLRQSMSLNDFLAVLCDSDNTTHPNQVENAAGVHPSMSVSDLVAFLSTDSSQLKVPGLQQSISVSDFVGLLSDSAGGNHPEHLEKFESLKQQLLSDNIQFDTPDEKSLMPRVNSLFNLLYKDPNVAANSQLNTEIPVGLKSELNDLNGTVSANNNNRVLDPASSSKPQGGMLRKDSFSDLLLHLPRITSLPKFLSNISEEDGDAYK from the exons ATGGTGGAAATGAGGAAATCTGGGGTTACGAAACCTGACTCTGAATTGGCGTCCAAGTGCCGTGATGAGCTCCCGGTGAAGCTGGAGATCGCTGAGGATGATTTGGAAGAAGCGCATGGGCCTCTCAACAAGCGATCTAAG ctatGGAGCTCAGGGACTAGCTCGTCGTCGATGGCACCGGCTAAGTATAATCCTCTTGATGAGCCGAGTCCTCTTGGATTAAGCCTTAGGAAGAGTCCTTCTTTGTTGGATTTGATTCAGATGAGGCTTACGCAAAAGGCCGCCGATGCTGTTGGCTCTGGTGTTAAGAAAGAGAGTAAATGCATCACTGCTGCATCAGCTGGAGCTACGTTAGCGTCAGGAAGCATTGAGAAGCTTAAAGCTTCGAACTTTCCCGCCACTGTTTTGAAGATTGGGAAGTGGGAG tATAAATCAAGGTATGAAGGTGATTTGGTGGCGAAGTGTTACTTCGCTAAACACAAACTTGTTTGGGAAGTGTTGGAACAAGGTCTTAAGAGCAAGATCGAGATCCAATGGTCAGATATTGTGGGGTTACAGGCAAAGTGTCCTGAGGATGGACCTGGAACATTGACTCTCCTG CTTTCTAGGCAGCCATTGTTTTTCCGGGAAACAAACCCACAGCCTAGGAAACATACTTTGTGGCAGGCAACATCGGATTTTACCGATGGACAAGCCAGCATGTACAG GCTGCATTTTCTGCAATGTGCTCAAGGGATAATGAACAAACATTTCGAAAAGCTCGTTCAGTGTGATCATCGCCTGTTTCATCTTAGCCGTGAGCCAGAGATAAAAATGGACTCCCCCTGCTTTGATGCACGGCCATCTATCTTTGAGGATCCAAGTGAATCAAAGGGATATCCTTATGGGAATCTGAATCTTAGCACAGGTCCTTCAATATCCGGGACTCATAATTTAGCATCTCCCGTTGGGGCTCAGTCATCATCTGAGCATATGTATCTGTCGCATGAAGCACCATCTCCCAGCTCAG TGATAGATGCTCGCGGAAACGAAGGAACTGGGGGTGTTGAAACAGTCAACTCAAGAAACACAACGGATTGTGGTCAGATGGGAGCTCCTGGACTACGCCAATCTATGTCACTGAACGATTTCCTTGCAGTTCTCTGTGATTCAGACAACACAACGCATCCGAATCAGGTTGAAAATGCAGCTGGAGTACACCCGTCTATGTCAGTGAGTGATCTCGTTGCGTTCTTATCAACTGATTCGAGTCAGCTAAAAGTACCTGGACTACAGCAATCCATATCAGTGAGCGATTTCGTTGGACTTCTCTCTGATTCTGCTGGTGGAAATCATCCGGAGCATCTGGAGAAGTTTGAGAGCTTGAAACAGCAACTGCTAAGTGATAATATCCAGTTCGATACACCAGATGAGAAGTCTCTCATGCCAAGGGTTAATTCTTTATTCAACCTGTTGTACAAGGATCCCAACGTAGCTGCAAACTCACAGCTCAATACTGAGATCCCAGTTGGATTGAAGTCTGAACTCAATGATCTGAATGGGACAGTGTctgccaacaacaacaacagagtTCTTGATCCGGCTTCCAGCAGCAAACCACAGGGGGGCATGTTAAGGAAAGACTCGTTCAGCGATTTGCTCTTACACCTTCCCCGGATCACATCCTTGCCAAAGTTCTTGTCCAACATTTCAGAAGAAGATGGTGATGCATATAAATAG
- the LOC103852396 gene encoding pentatricopeptide repeat-containing protein At4g30700, giving the protein MSRFLFTQTQMLLRTVTAATAETTVAVINNNKNSFFDLFKTSTSLSHLAQTHAQIILHGHQNDIQLLTKLTQRLSDLGAIPYARDLVLSFHKPDVFLFNVLMLGFSKNGSPHSSLSLFSHLRKHTDLKPNSSTYTYAISAASSIHDERAGRSVHGQAVVDGFDSELHVGSNTVKMYFKFSRVDDARKVFDRMSERDVVLWNTMLCGYRENEMYEESVKVFRDLINESCTRWDSTTVLNILPAVAELQELRVGMLIHSLAMKTGCYSHDFVLTGFISLYSKCGKVEALDALFREFCAPDVVAYNAMIHGYASNGETELSLRLFRKLVLSGERLNSSTLVSLIPVSGGHLMLVYAIHGYSLKSGFLSHESVPTALTTVYSKMDEMESARKAFDECTHKSLASWNAMISGYTQNGLTEDAISLFREMQKSEFRPNPITITCILSACAQLGTLSLGKWVHGLVRGSDFESSIYVSTALIGMYAKCGSIEEARRLFDLMPKKNEVTWNTMISGYGLHGHGHEALNIFTEMLNSSVAPSPVTFLCVLYACSHAGLVKEGDEIFSSMIHQYGFEPTVKHYACMVDILGRAGHLQRALQFIEAMPVEPDPSVWQTLLGACRIHKDTNLARTVSEKLFELDPDDVGYHVLLSNIHSADRNYPQAATVRQEAKKRKLAKAPGYTLIEIGETPHVFTSGDQSHPQVKAIYEKLEELEGKMREAGYQPETELALHDVEEEERELMVKFHSERLAIAFGLIVTEPGTEIRIIKNLRVCLDCHAVTKLISKITERVIVVRDANRFHHFKDGACSCGDYW; this is encoded by the coding sequence ATGAGTCGTTTCCTTTTCACTCAAACGCAAATGTTACTACGGACAGTAACAGCCGCCACCGCCGAGACAACCGTTGCAGTGAtaaacaacaacaagaacagcttcttcgaTCTCTTCAAAACATCAACTTCACTCTCTCACCTCGCCCAAACCCACGCTCAGATCATTCTCCATGGCCACCAAAACGACATCCAACTACTCACAAAACTCACCCAACGTCTCTCCGACCTCGGCGCCATCCCTTACGCTCGCGACCTCGTCCTCTCCTTCCATAAACCCGACGTCTTCCTCTTCAACGTCCTCATGCTCGGCTTCTCCAAGAACGGATCGCCtcactcttctctctctctcttctcccacTTGAGGAAACACACTGACCTCAAACCCAATAGCTCCACTTACACGTACGCTATCTCCGCCGCTTCGAGTATTCATGACGAGAGAGCTGGCCGTTCTGTTCATGGTCAAGCGGTCGTTGATGGGTTTGACTCGGAACTACACGTCGGGTCCAATACCGTCAAGATGTACTTCAAGTTTTCGCGGGTGGATGATGCACGGAAGGTGTTCGACAGAATGTCTGAGAGAGACGTGGTTTTGTGGAATACTATGTTATGTGGATACAGAGAGAATGAGATGTATGAGGAGTCTGTTAAGGTTTTTAGGGATTTGATTAACGAGAGCTGTACTCGTTGGGACTCGACGACTGTGTTGAATATACTCCCTGCTGTTGCGGAGTTGCAGGAGCTGAGGGTTGGGATGCTAATCCATAGTCTCGCGATGAAGACAGGGTGTTATTCCCACGATTTTGTTCTCACGGGTTTCATCTCGTTGTACTCGAAATGTGGAAAGGTTGAAGCTTTGGATgctctgtttcgagagttttgtGCACCGGATGTGGTGGCTTACAATGCGATGATTCACGGGTATGCTTCTAACGGCGAGACTGAGCTCTCGTTAAGGCTGTTTAGAAAGCTGGTGTTGTCGGGGGAAAGGTTGAACTCAAGCACGCTGGTGAGTTTGATCCCTGTCTCTGGTGGTCATCTTATGCTTGTATATGCCATTCACGGTTACAGCTTGAAATCAGGTTTCTTGTCTCATGAATCTGTCCCAACCGCGTTAACAACGGTTTACAGTAAAATGGACGAGATGGAATCAGCACGGAAGGCTTTTGATGAGTGTACGCACAAAAGCTTGGCGTCTTGGAACGCAATGATCTCGGGTTATACACAAAACGGGTTGACAGAGGACGCGATATCTCTGTTCAGAGAAATGCAGAAGTCTGAGTTTCGTCCGAACCCGATCACGATAACTTGTATTCTATCGGCTTGTGCGCAGTTAGGAACGTTGAGCTTGGGGAAATGGGTGCATGGTTTAGTAAGGGGTAGCGATTTTGAGTCTAGCATATATGTGTCTACTGCTTTGATTGGTATGTATGCAAAGTGCGGAAGCATTGAAGAAGCACGCCGGTTGTTTGACTTGATGCCGAAGAAGAATGAAGTTACATGGAACACAATGATCTCCGGTTATGGGCTCCATGGACATGGACATGAAGCTCTGAATATCTTCACTGAGATGTTGAACTCCAGCGTTGCACCGTCGCCAGTCACTTTCCTCTGTGTTCTCTACGCTTGTAGTCATGCTGGCCTGGTCAAGGAAGGTGATGAGATTTTCAGTTCCATGATCCACCAGTATGGTTTTGAACCAACGGTGAAGCATTACGCTTGCATGGTTGATATTCTTGGCCGAGCAGGACATTTGCAGAGAGCGTTGCAGTTCATAGAGGCAATGCCAGTTGAGCCGGATCCTTCCGTGTGGCAGACACTGCTTGGAGCTTGTAGGATTCACAAAGACACAAACCTTGCACGTACCGTCTCCGAGAAGCTCTTTGAGCTGGATCCAGACGATGTTGGATACCATGTTTTGCTGTCAAATATTCACTCGGCTGATAGAAACTATCCACAGGCTGCTACGGTCAGACAAGAAGCAAAGAAGAGGAAACTAGCCAAGGCTCCTGGTTATACCTTGATAGAAATTGGTGAGACGCCTCATGTGTTTACCTCGGGTGATCAGTCACATCCACAGGTAAAAGCAATATATGAGAAGCTAGAGGAGCTCGAAGGGAAGATGAGGGAAGCTGGGTATCAACCGGAGACTGAATTGGCCTTGCACGACGTGGAGGAGGAAGAAAGGGAGCTGATGGTGAAATTTCATAGTGAGAGGCTAGCCATTGCCTTTGGACTCATTGTCACCGAACCAGGAACTGAAATTCGGATCATAAAGAATCTCAGGGTCTGTTTAGACTGTCATGCCGTAACCAAACTCATCTCGAAGATCACAGAGAGAGTGATAGTTGTAAGAGACGCCAACCGCTTCCACCATTTCAAAGATGGTGCTTGTTCTTGCGGAGATTATTGGTAG
- the LOC103852406 gene encoding AUGMIN subunit 8, which produces MDVATDTTRRRLVPSDKNNASTATRRPRTATEVSSRYRSPTPTRTTRCPSPSLTRPTVSSTSQSVSAKRAVSAERKRRPSTPPSPTSPSTPNVSIDLPASSRRLSTGRLPESLWPSTMRSLSASFQSDSSVSVPVGKKERPVSSSSSDRTLRPSSNIAQKQKAETVSVSRKPTPERKVSPLKGKNNASDRSENSKPVDGQHSRLIEQHRWPSRIGGRNSLNRSLDLGDKASRGLSTSGPGMRPSPRRMSLPLSNGSKPLHKTSTNGDVLSPTKSEDNNIGRSSGAQRLLSASSLDRASLATAVAKLHPLSRPASPSRTSFSSSLSRGMSTSRGVSPSRGLSPARGLSPARGVSPARGLSPSRVTSSSSFARPSTPPSRGVSPSRIRQSSDSTQSISTTATSVLSFITDVKKGKKANYIEDVHQLRLLHNRYLQWRFVLARAEAAMYIQRLTSEETLFNVWHAISELQDDVTSQRIGLQQLKLEIKLNSLLNDQMVSLEEWATLEREHVSSLVGAIADLEANTLRLPATGGTKADVESLKAAMSSALDVMQAMGSSIWSLLSKVEEMNKMVSELAVVVAKESSMQGKCEDLLASTGIMQIKECSLRTHLIQTRREGEEDAEEETPPVLPQSKFPWP; this is translated from the exons ATGGATGTAGCAACAGATACTACAAGACGGAGACTTGTTCCATCAGATAAGAACAATGCGTCCACTGCCACTCGCCGTCCTCGAACAGCAACAGAGGTCAGTTCAAGATACAGATCACCTACACCAACCAGAACCACTCGATGCCCTTCCCCAAGCCTCACAAGGCCTACTGTTTCTTCCACCTCTCAATCCGTATCCGCCAAAAGAGCTGTTTCCGCTGAGAGGAAGCGTCGTCCTTCAACACCTCCATCTCCCACTAGTCCATCCACGCCTAACGTGTCTATAGACTTACCAGCTTCATCTAGGCGGTTATCCACAGGTCGTTTGCCTGAGAGCTTATGGCCTTCTACTATGAGAAGCCTCAGCGCTTCGTTTCAGTCGGATTCTTCTGTCTCAGTCCCTGTTGGTAAGAAGGAGAGACCGGTTAGTAGCTCTTCATCTGACCGAACGTTGAGACCTTCTTCTAATATAGCTCAGAAGCAGAAGGCTGAAACGGTATCTGTGTCAAGGAAACCTACGCCGGAGAGGAAAGTAAGTCCGTTGAAAGGGAAGAACAATGCATCTGATCGTTCAGAGAATTCGAAACCTGTGGATGGTCAGCACAGTAGGTTAATAGAACAGCACCGGTGGCCTAGTAGAATCGGTGGAAGGAACTCACTAAACAGAAGTTTGGATCTTGGAGACAAGGCTTCAAGGGGTCTGTCTACTTCAGGACCTGGAATGAGACCGTCTCCTAGGAGAATGTCACTGCCTTTGTCCAACGGCTCGAAACCTTTGCATAAAACTTCTACAAACGGTGATGTACTGTCTCCAACGAAGTCGGAAGATAATAACATAGGGCGAAGTTCAGGAGCTCAAAGACTTTTGTCTGCAAGTTCGTTAGATAGAGCGTCCTTAGCAACGGCTGTAGCCAAGCTGCATCCATTATCTCGCCCTGCTTCACCAAGTAGAACTTCTTTTTCGTCGTCTCTCTCCCGAGGCATGAGTACTTCGAGAGGAGTGAGTCCTTCAAGAGGACTAAGCCCTGCAAGAGGGTTGAGTCCTGCACGAGGTGTAAGTCCTGCTAGAGGGTTGAGTCCTTCGCGTGTGACAAGCTCTTCTTCTTTTGCGAGACCATCAACTCCACCTTCAAGAGGGGTAAGTCCTTCCCGGATAAGACAAAGCAGCGATTCTACACAATCAATCAGTACCACCGCAACTTCGGTTCTCAGCTTCATCACGGATGTGAAGAAAGGCAAAAAGGCAAACTACATCGAAGACGTTCATCAACTGCGTCTGCTCCACAATAGGTATTTACAGTGGCGGTTTGTACTTGCGCGTGCTGAAGCTGCCATGTACATTCAACGTTTAACTTCCGAG GAAACACTATTTAATGTGTGGCATGCGATATCAGAACTACAAGATGATGTGACCAGCCAAAGGATTGGCCTACAACAGCTGAAGCTAGAGATCAAACTCAACTCACTATTAAACGATCAA ATGGTGAGCCTTGAAGAATGGGCCACACTTGAAAGAGAGCATGTTAGTTCTCTAGTTGGAGCCATAGCAGATTTAGAAGCAAATACTCTCCGCCTTCCAGCTACTGGAGGAACAAAG GCGGACGTAGAGTCTTTGAAAGCAGCTATGTCCTCGGCACTCGATGTAATGCAGGCTATGGGATCGTCCATTTGGTCTTTACTCTCCAAG GTGGAGGAGATGAACAAAATGGTCTCAGAACTCGCTGTAGTAGTTGCAAAAGAGAGTTCTATGCAAGGAAAATGCGAAGATCTTCTGGCCTCCACTGGCATCATGCAG ATAAAAGAGTGTAGCCTAAGGACTCATCTGATACAAACTaggagagaaggagaagaagatgcagAGGAGGAGACTCCTCCAGTGTTGCCACAAAGCAAGTTTCCATGGCCATAA
- the LOC103852366 gene encoding autophagy-related protein 11, which produces MSASFTCDDGKLILCVAENGHTFEFNCSETTPVESVMRFVESVSGISFSDQLLLSLDMKLEPQKLLSAYGLPSSDREVFVFNKSMLQSSSHPPSPEDVDLQEVDDALPPAPVHEHHPLDDALDPALKALPLYERQFRYHFHKGRAFYNCTAVRLESCERLTREQKVQQRAVEVATRNLEQYYRVIFQNFLEFMKRYKHQHRLHSDLLMNFGRDVEKLRSVKVHPCLQTDSRRCLLDFVKEDSLKKAAESCGISHKQFENKIAQFQQMFVEVKRKVEELFACRDSLTMKSLEAAVKDHERFINEQKSIMQSLSKDVDTVKKLVDDCMSSQSSSSLRPHDAVSALGPMYEVHDKNHLPKMQACYNSISELLAFCKSKKNEMNGFVHSYMQKITYVTYIIKDAKLQFPVFREAMVRQDDLFADLKLVRGVGPAYRACLAEAVRRRSSMKLYMGMAGQLAEKLAMKRETEVRRREEFLKTHGPFLPRDVLSSMGLYDTPTQCDVNVSPYDTSLINIEMADVDRYAPEYLVGLHSKVASSRSSLGMSSDSSLSAEAEETSLDSFEDILEASELVEIAGTSKMEVENAKLKADLASAISRICSLGPQVEYDVLEDGSEVENLLKNAAEKTAEALQAKDEYEKHLLSMLKEKQRHCDSYEKRIRELEQRLNDEYLQGKRYVNSKDVSGLNLMDKADASGDVEGNKAHVSGSEPMDEVSCVSNLSSKQPCKAREGMDENMVDSSQVLSHHPLDSSMLESQQNNEKGGKDNVFLSDSSTAESPTKSLGNNVVTNIGLDTKHSDGIILELKNELMEKSDKLSETESKLNGAMEEVASLSRELEMNQKILEESQMNCAHLENCLHEAREEAQTHLCAADRRASEYTALRASAVKMRGLFERFRSSVCAGGGVAGFADSLRTLAQALDNSINDNEDDGTVEFRKCIRVLADKVSYLSQNREELFEKCRNLESTSEETIKELKEKKELVKTLYTKHQLGKQANKEKISFGRLEVHEIAAFVLNQAGHYEAINRNCPNYYLSSESEALFTDHLPNRPTYIVGQIVHIERQAVKQAQTLSASASPEAGKRDYLGSRNLASSSMSSTSSSGATTTNPYGLSSGCEYFIVTIAMLPDTAIHQQAS; this is translated from the exons ATGAGCGCAAGCTTCACTTGTGATGACGGGAAGCTGATTCTCTGCGTGGCGGAGAACGGCCATACATTTGAATTCAATTGCAGCGAGACGACTCCAGTTGAATCCGTGATGCGTTTTGTTGAATCTGTGTCCGGGATCAGCTTCTCTGACCAGCTTCTCCTCTCGCTGGACATGAAGCTCGAGCCTCAGAAGCTGCTCTCTGCTTACGGACTTCCTTCAAGCGATCGAGAAGTGTTTGTTTTCAACAAGTCTATGCTTCAAAGCAGCTCTCATCCTCCGTCGCCTGAAGATGTAGATTTACAGGAGGTTGATGATGCTTTGCCTCCTGCTCCAGTCCATGAGCATCATCCCTTGGACGACGCGTTGGATCCGGCTCTAAAGGCTTTGCCTTTGTACGAGAGGCAGTTTCGTTACCATTTCCATAAAGGCCGAGCCTTTTATAATTGTACGGCTGTGAGGCTTGAGAGCTGCGAGAGGCTGACGAGAGAGCAGAAGGTACAGCAGAGAGCTGTTGAAGTCGCTACGAGGAACCTGGAGCAGTATTACAGGGTGATCTTTCAGAACTTTCTCGAGTTCATGAAGCGGTATAAGCACCAGCACCGCCTCCACTCTGATCTGCTGATGAATTTCGGAAGGGATGTTGAGAAACTGAGGTCGGTTAAGGTTCACCCTTGTCTGCAAACGGATTCGAGGAGATGCTTGTTGGACTTTGTCAAGGAAGATAGCCTCAAAAAGGCTGCGGAGAGTTGCGGAATCTCTCACAAGCAGTTTGAGAACAAGATCGCTCAGTTTCAGCAGATGTTTGTGGAGGTCAAGCGCAAGGTTGAGGAGCTGTTTGCTTGCAGAGACTCCTTAACGATGAAGAGCTTAGAAGCGGCTGTTAAGGACCACGAACGATTCATTAACGAGCAGAAGAGCATAATGCAGTCTCTAAGCAAAGATGTCGATACGGTTAAGAAGCTTGTGGATGACTGCATGTCTAGCCAATCGTCATCATCTCTCCGACCTCATGACGCTGTTTCAGCGCTTGGTCCTATGTACGAAGTGCACGACAAGAATCACCTCCCTAAGATGCAGGCTTGTTACAACTCCATTTCAGAgttgctggcgttttgcaaGAGCAAGAAGAATGAGATGAATGGCTTTGTGCACAGCTACATGCAAAAGATAACGTACGTCACATATATCATCAAAGATGCGAAGTTGCAGTTTCCTGTTTTCAGAGAGGCGATGGTGCGTCAGGACGACTTGTTCGCTGACCTGAAGCTGGTCCGTGGTGTTGGCCCCGCTTATAGAGCCTGCCTCGCAGAGGCTGTGAGGAGGAGATCCTCTATGAAGCTTTACATGGGAATGGCTGGGCAATTGGCAGAGAAGCTTGCTATGAAGAGGGAGACAGAGGTCAGGAGACGCGAGGAGTTTCTCAAAACTCATGGTCCTTTCTTACCGCGTGATGTGTTGTCCTCAATGGGTTTATATGATACTCCCACTCAGTGTGATGTCAATGTATCTCCTTATGATACTAGTTTGATCAATATTGAAATGGCAGACGTTGATCGATATGCTCCTGAGTATCTGGTTGGGTTACATTCAAAGGTTGCGTCCTCAAGGAGTTCACTGGGGATGTCTAGTGATAGCTCGCTTTCCGCTGAAGCTGAGGAGACAAGCTTGGACAGTTTTGAAGATATCCTAGAGGCCTCTGAGTTAGTGGAGATAGCAGGGACCAGCAAGATGGAAGTTGAGAACGCGAAACTAAAAGCAGACCTTGCTTCTGCAATCTCTCGGATATGTTCCTTAGGCCCACAAGTTGAATACGATGTGCTGGAGGATGGAAGCGAAGTGGAAAATCTGTTGAAAAATGCAGCAGAGAAAACAGCAGAGGCGCTGCAGGCGAAAGATGAGTATGAGAAACATCTCTTGTCCATGCTCAAGGAGAAACAAAGGCATTGTGATTCATATGAGAAACGCATCCGTGAACTGGAACAACGTCTCAATGATGAGTATCTACAGGGAAAGAGATATGTTAATAGTAAAGATGTGTCTGGCTTGAACCTTATGGACAAAGCAGACGCTTCAGGTGACGTGGAAGGCAACAAAGCACATGTATCTGGTTCAGAGCCCATGGATGAGGTCTcatgtgtttcaaatctttctAGCAAGCAGCCATGTAAAGCTAGGGAAGGTATGGATGAGAACATGGTGGATTCCTCTCAGGTGCTCAGTCATCATCCGCTTGATTCATCGATGCTGGAAAGCCAGCAAAACAATGAGAAAGGTGGAAAGGATAACGTGTTTCTAAGTGACAGTTCGACAGCCGAGAGCCCAACAAAATCTTTGGGTAATAATGTGGTAACTAACATAGGTTTAGATACCAAACACAGTGATGGTATTATCTTGGAACTTAAGAATGAGCTGATGGAGAAGTCCGATAAACTGAGTGAAACAGAGTCCAAGCTAAATGGTGCTATGGAAGAGGTAGCCAGCCTGAGCAGAGAGTTGGAAATGAATCAGAAAATTCTCGAAGAATCCCAG ATGAACTGTGCGCATTTGGAGAACTGCTTACATGAAGCAAGAGAAGAAGCCCAGACCCATCTTTGTGCTGCTGATCGTAGAGCTTCTGAGTACACTGCACTCCGTGCGTCAGCTGTGAAGATGCGAGGTCTCTTTGAAAGATTCCGGAgctctgtgtgtgctggtggtgGGGTCGCTGGTTTTGCTGACTCCTTGCGTACTTTGGCTCAAGCTTTAGACAA CTCGATTAATGACAATGAGGATGATGGCACTGTTGAGTTCCGGAAGTGCATCCGAGTTCTGGCAGACAAAGTTAGCTACCTCTCCCAAAACCGGGAGGAGTTATTTGAGAAGTGCCGGAATCTTGAATCCACAAGTGAAGAGACAATAAAGGAGTTGAAGGAAAAGAAAGAGCTGGTGAAAACATTGTACACCAAGCACCAACTTGGGAAGCAG GCGAATAAGGAAAAGATATCATTTGGTCGTCTTGAAGTCCATGAGATAGCAGCATTTGTGTTAAACCAAGCAGGGCATTACGAGGCAATCAACAGGAACTGCCCAAACTACTACTTGTCCTCTGAATCCGAGGCGTTGTTCACAGATCACCTCCCGAACCGGCCTACATACATCGTTGGACAGATTGTCCACATCGAGCGCCAAGCAGTGAAGCAGGCACAGACACTTTCAGCTTCTGCGTCTCCTGAGGCTGGTAAGAGAGATTATCTCGGCTCAAGAAACCTGGCATCAAGTTCAATGTCTTCAACATCGTCTTCAGGAGCAACGACAACAAACCCTTATGGCCTCTCATCAGGATGTGAATACTTCATAGTGACAATAGCAATGCTTCCTGACACTGCTATTCATCAACAAGCTTCCTGA
- the LOC103852385 gene encoding uncharacterized protein LOC103852385 — MPVPDPRAGQAFICLITLFLFLSIAVGGGCLIAYTVLPYPSIWLAYIGIFFVCLPWFFWILTFSYRIVSRTFGFRMVIGSGGNNNSANGEAKPRELDPPEQSLESPKDEPEAMARPQGHILMSMEGNQSKKRMSTSSVGSHESEMPLAISMGS; from the coding sequence ATGCCTGTGCCAGATCCACGAGCGGGGCAGGCATTCATCTGTCTCATTACCTTATTTCTTTTCTTGTCGATTGCTGTCGGAGGAGGTTGTCTCATTGCATACACAGTCCTTCCTTACCCTTCAATCTGGCTCGCTTACATCGGCATTTTCTTTGTTTGTCTTCCTTGGTTCTTTTGGATCTTAACATTTTCATACCGCATTGTTTCACGCACTTTTGGATTCAGGATGGTCATTGGATCTGGTGGTAACAATAACAGTGCCAATGGAGAGGCCAAGCCACGCGAACTTGACCCTCCCGAGCAATCGTTAGAGTCTCCTAAAGATGAACCTGAGGCAATGGCTCGTCCGCAAGGCCATATTCTAATGTCAATGGAAGGGAACCAATCCAAGAAACGAATGTCAACATCCAGCGTCGGTTCACATGAAAGTGAGATGCCACTAGCCATTTCTATGGGCTCATGA